The Sphingopyxis sp. YR583 DNA segment CCAACCCCTCCTCGCCCATTGCGAACACCCCGATCTCGTCGGTGCCGCCGAAGCGATTCTTCACCGCGCGCAGGATGCGATATTGGTGGCTGCGCTCGCCCTCGAACGCCAGCACCGTATCGACCATATGTTCAAGCACGCGCGGTCCCGCGATCGTTCCGTCCTTGGTAACATGGCCGACGAGCACGATCGCGGTGTCGCTGTCCTTGGCATAGCGGATCAGTTCCTGCGCGCTCGCGCGGACCTGGCTCACCGTTCCCGGCGCGCTGTCGATCAGGTCGCTGTGCATCGTCTGGATCGAATCGATCACGACGAAATCGGCGCGCCGTCCTTCGAGCGTAGCGAGGATATCGCGCACCGATGTCGCGCTCGCGAGCGCGACCGGCGCGTCGCCGAGTCCCAATCTCTGCGCGCGGAGCCGCACCTGCCCTGCGGCTTCCTCACCACTGATATAGACGACCGACTTGCCCGCCTTCGCGAGCCGACCCGCCGCCTGCAAGAGCAAGGTCGATTTGCCAATCCCGGGATCGCCGCCGATCAGCGTTGCCGATCCAGCAACGAAACCGCCACCAAGCGCGCGATCGAACTCGGCGATCCCGCACAGCATGCGTTCGGGCATCTTGCTTTCGGCATCGAGCGTTTCGAGCGCGAGCGTTCGCCCGCCGCGACTAAGATCATGTTTCGCAGAGAATACCGTTTCGGCGGCCTCTTCGACGAGCGTATTCCACTCGCCGCAATCGGCGCATTGCCCCTGCCAGCGGTATGAGACGCCCCCGCAATTCTGGCAGACATATTGACGTTTCGCTTTGGCCATAGCTTCGCGCTTAACTGGAACAAAGGTCGAACACTAGTCCAAATCCGGCGCGGCGGTTCATATTTATCGCGCGTTGTTCTAGGGGAGCTTCAAACCCGAATCACCTTCCCACAGGAAAGCCCCGCGCCATGAAATTCTTCGCCGACACCGCCGAAATCGCCGACATCCAGGAACTCGCCGCAACGGGCCTGCTCGACGGGGTCACGACCAACCCGTCGCTGATCGCCAAGTCGGGCCGCGATTTCAAGGAAGTGACGAAGGAAATCTGTGCGCTGACCGACGGCCCCGTGTCGGCCGAGGTCGTCGCGCTCGACCATGCGACGATGATGAAAGAGGCCGAAATCCTCCGCAAGATCGCTCCCAATGTCTGCATTAAGGTGCCGCTGACGATCGACGGGCTCAAGACCTGCAAGGCGCTGACCGGCGACGGCACGATGGTCAATGTCACCCTCTGCTTCTCGGCAGCGCAGGCGCTGCTCGCGGCCAAGGCCGGCGCGACGTTCGTCTCGCCATTCGTCGGCCGCCACGACGACAATGGCTTCGACGGAATGCAGCTCATTTCCGACATCCGCTTGATCTACGACAATTACGGCTATGAAACCGAGATCCTCGTCGCGAGCGTGCGCCACGGCATTCACGTCCTCGAAGCCGCCAAGATCGGCGCCGACGTGATGACCGCGCCGCCGTCGGTCATCAAGGGGCTGTTCAAGCATATCCTCACCGAAAAGGGCATCGAAGGCTTCCTCGCCGACTGGGCGAAGACCGGCCAGTCGATCTGAGGCCAGCCTCCCGCTCTTAGCAGTTGACGTAAACGTTAACTTCGGCCGATAGTTTTCCCGACAGCCGGATTCGCGCCCTCGCGGGTCCGGCGCAGGGAGAGACAATATGACCGACGCCGCGCAGCCCGCCGTTCTGACCACCCGTCAGGGCCATATTCTGATCGTGACGATCAACCGTCCCGAGGCGCGCAACGCAGTCAATGCGGACGTTCATGTCGGCATCGGCACCGCGCTTGAAGAAGCGGAGAACGACGCGGAAATCCGTGTCGTCATCATCACCGGCGCGGGCGACAAGGCTTTCTGCGCCGGCGCCGATCTGGTCTCATTATCGCGCGGTGGGGCGCTTGCCCCCGAGGACAAGGCCCAGCAGGCATGGGGTTTCGGCGGTTTTGCCGCGCATCCGATCTCGAAGCCGGTGATCGGCGCGGTCAACGGCTTCGCTTTCGGCGGCGGCTGCGAACTCGCGCTGATGTGCGACCTCGTCGTCGCTTCTGAAAATGCGCAGTTCGGTCTACCCGAGGTCAAGGTCGGCCTGTTCGCCGCAGCGGGCGGAGCCTTCCGCATCGTCAAGCAATTGCCGCAGAAAGTCGCGATGGAGCATCTGCTGACCGGCGACCCTTTCGACGCGCCGACCGCGCTGCGCTATGGCTTTGCCAACCGCGTCGTCCCGCTCGCCGATCTGATGCCGACCGCGATCGCACTCGCCGAAAAGATCGCGGGCAATGCCCCGCTGTCGGTGCAGGCGTCGAAGCGCGTCGCACTCCGCATCATCGACGGTCAGATCGCCGGCGACGACACGCACTGGGACGACAATAAGCGCGAGCGCAAGGTGTTGATGGCGAGCGAAGACGCGCGCGAAGGCCCGCTTGCCTTCGCGCAGAAGCGCAAGCCCGAATGGAAGGCGCGCTGACATGGGCCAGGAACCGGCGATGATCGATCCCGAACGCATTCCCGTCATCATCGGCGTCGGACAGGTCAATGACCGCCCCGAAGATCCCGATCAGGGGCTCGACTCGCTCGGCCTGATGGTCGCCGCGCTGAAGGTCGCGGCGGCGGACGCCGGCGTCCCGCTCGCCGAAATCGACAGCCTCGCGATCGTCGACCAGATCAGCTTCCACAGCCTCGGCAAGCTGCCCGAACCGCTCGCCGCGGCGATCGGCGCCGCGCCCGCGATCAATTATCAGTCGGCGGCGCCGCACGGCGACACGCCCATTCGCCTGCTCAACGAAGCCGCGAACCGCATCGGCGCGGGCGAAGTCAAGCTCGCCGCGATCGTGGGGGCCGAGGCGCTGCGCACCGCCGCCGGACGCGCTGCCAAGGCCGCGAGCGGCGAAGACAAAAGCTATAATGCGATCCGCAAGGTCGCGACGCGGCGCGAGCCCAATTATGCGCAGAAGCATGGCCTCGCCGCGCCGGTCGACGTCTATCCGCTCTATGAAAATGCGACCCGCGCGGCATGGGGCGAAAGCCTTGAGGACGCCCAGTTCGAAAGCGCCGAAATCTGGTCGCGTTTCTCGGACGTCGCCGCCGCGAACGATGGCGCCTGGATTCGCAAACCAGCGACCCCCGAGGACATTCTCAAGGTCGACGAGCGCAACCGCCCGATCGCTTTTCCCTATTCGAAGCTGATGGTCGCCAACTCGTCGGTCAATCAGGGCGCCGGTTTCCTCGTCGCCAGCCTCGCCGAAGCGCGCCGCCGCGGGATATCGGAAGACCGGCTGATCTACGTCGGCATGGGCGCCGCGGCAAAGGAGCCGGCAAACATCCTGCACCGCGACCGCTACGACGGCAGCGTCAGTATGGAAACGTCGATCACCCGCACGCTGGAACTGAACCAGATGAGCGTCGATGATTTCGACTGCGTCGAACTCTACAGCTGCTTCCCCTGTG contains these protein-coding regions:
- a CDS encoding acetyl-CoA acetyltransferase encodes the protein MGQEPAMIDPERIPVIIGVGQVNDRPEDPDQGLDSLGLMVAALKVAAADAGVPLAEIDSLAIVDQISFHSLGKLPEPLAAAIGAAPAINYQSAAPHGDTPIRLLNEAANRIGAGEVKLAAIVGAEALRTAAGRAAKAASGEDKSYNAIRKVATRREPNYAQKHGLAAPVDVYPLYENATRAAWGESLEDAQFESAEIWSRFSDVAAANDGAWIRKPATPEDILKVDERNRPIAFPYSKLMVANSSVNQGAGFLVASLAEARRRGISEDRLIYVGMGAAAKEPANILHRDRYDGSVSMETSITRTLELNQMSVDDFDCVELYSCFPCVPKMARRILGWPWDRPATVFGGLTFGGGPIANYMSHAVVSMVDKLRTEGRYGFLFANGGFATDNHCIVLGNQPIAAANFPQDFDYQAEAETKRGPVPELVEDYTGPATIESYTVFYGRDGAPKAGVVVARTPADKRTLAHVDVADAAMLAFLTDGKAEPVGTAGEIVAMGEDRFGWRAT
- the fsa gene encoding fructose-6-phosphate aldolase, with amino-acid sequence MKFFADTAEIADIQELAATGLLDGVTTNPSLIAKSGRDFKEVTKEICALTDGPVSAEVVALDHATMMKEAEILRKIAPNVCIKVPLTIDGLKTCKALTGDGTMVNVTLCFSAAQALLAAKAGATFVSPFVGRHDDNGFDGMQLISDIRLIYDNYGYETEILVASVRHGIHVLEAAKIGADVMTAPPSVIKGLFKHILTEKGIEGFLADWAKTGQSI
- a CDS encoding enoyl-CoA hydratase-related protein, producing the protein MTDAAQPAVLTTRQGHILIVTINRPEARNAVNADVHVGIGTALEEAENDAEIRVVIITGAGDKAFCAGADLVSLSRGGALAPEDKAQQAWGFGGFAAHPISKPVIGAVNGFAFGGGCELALMCDLVVASENAQFGLPEVKVGLFAAAGGAFRIVKQLPQKVAMEHLLTGDPFDAPTALRYGFANRVVPLADLMPTAIALAEKIAGNAPLSVQASKRVALRIIDGQIAGDDTHWDDNKRERKVLMASEDAREGPLAFAQKRKPEWKAR
- the radA gene encoding DNA repair protein RadA, whose translation is MAKAKRQYVCQNCGGVSYRWQGQCADCGEWNTLVEEAAETVFSAKHDLSRGGRTLALETLDAESKMPERMLCGIAEFDRALGGGFVAGSATLIGGDPGIGKSTLLLQAAGRLAKAGKSVVYISGEEAAGQVRLRAQRLGLGDAPVALASATSVRDILATLEGRRADFVVIDSIQTMHSDLIDSAPGTVSQVRASAQELIRYAKDSDTAIVLVGHVTKDGTIAGPRVLEHMVDTVLAFEGERSHQYRILRAVKNRFGGTDEIGVFAMGEEGLGEVSNPSSLFLTDRSRDVPGSVVFPALEGTRPVLVEVQALTVRLASGATPRRAVVGWDSGRLAMVLAVLEARCGLQMGAAEVYLNIAGGYRLTDPAADLAVAAALISAFSERPVPADAIVFGELSLSGEVRQVSHDGLRLREAAKLGFSRGWGPKGMKPVGGISVTGFGRLGELVDLMLGRD